The region AGTCAttgaattgctcaagaactAAGACCCTTTGAAAAACCATAAATTTCTAAAtgttccatttgacaacccattaactaaaaacaataacccataagattatcttagggttaAACACACAAAGTCACAAATTGCTAATTTACAACCCGTAgacaaatctagggttttgggtcttaccttAATTTCTCACCAAAAGTGAAACCTAACGCTTGGAAATTGTCTAGAACACTTCAAAGTATTTaatacctaaagaaaattgagagataaAGTTCAAACTCTAAAAAATCAGCACTAAATTTAAAGGAACTAGGATTTTTGAATTTATCTCAAACTAATCGGTGCAAACGTAGATTCTATCCCGAGGATTATGTTTTTgatgtcggatttgagtttgaaaGTTTCAAAATGCTAAACTCTAGGGTTTGTAGGCAAAccatatgagagagagagagagagagagagatgggagaagTGAGCTGGGGAAACTCACTCCAACAACTTCAATACAAGCCTATCCGGATATGCAAGTGGGTGTCTGGACACGCGTGTTCATGCTTCTGCTCTCAAGTAAGGCTATTTGGACCATAAATTGTCCGTCTAGACACGCATAAAAACTAGGACTTACTGGAAGTCCCGTCCACAGGCCACTCGGTCACGGCAACGAACATGAATCTTTTGCCCAACTTGTCCTAAAACCAAaatgatggttttttttttttttttatgccatttAAACCTAGAACTATGTCATGAAGTGGATACTTGGCGTCACTACTTTAGTATCTTATTTAGGACCATGATTAATTCGGTCCGTGGACCATGTTTAGGAAAGCGGTCAAGtttaaattaattaacatgAGTATCTAGggtagatttttatttattttatataattatgagaatCTTAGATACAGTACAAGGTCGAGTATTCCTATGAGCTGTAAATTCATGAGGGAttaaagatgtttgatttggtgtGACCGATCAAATAGTATGAGACATGGACGAGATATATCGAGTACGTGATTTGCTATGTTAGCTAGATGGTGACTTAATATAGCAATTCTATCTTATGTTAGCTAGATGGTGACTTAATATAGCAATTCTATCCTATGCCTTCTCGTCAAGTCGCAcgcttcattttctttatgagGCGAGGATTGGATGAGAGATGAGGAGACAATTAATGGATATGGTACCCAATATATATAGACGATTGGGATATGTTGGAAATTTCATTAAATACTAAATGAGAATGGTTATACTGTAGATGATTCATAATTAAATTGGGCAATAGTCCATTCCCTTACAAGTGATAATACTAAAAGATTTTTCTTATACTCTTGATTATGATCATAACACTCAATTAAGCATTGAGAAATTCGTACATCTCATATCTTACGCTGCAACTCACGACCGAAATGCGTCCTCCGTCTTTCCCATCACAATATTCGGAAAGTTTCGTGAGTACAAAACGAAGACAAACCTCACAATTAGAGCTAGAAATGTCCCTCGTGCACTGAGTAAAACCATACAGTTTATCTGATCCGTTGACCTCTGAACTTCCGACTGCATACAAATTTTGTGATACAAGAGTTTCATCGGCAAGTTGGCTCCACATATTTACTTTGGTTTCGTTAAATGATATAATGGACTGGCTTAAATTATTCGGGGAACAAAAAGCCACGCCATGTAAGTCAAGATGGCCAAAGAAATTCTCATTTCCATACTTAAACAAGCATTTCTCATACCATATGGTTGCACCTTTGCTATTTGGGCAACGGTTGAGAATCTCTTTGCTTGCATTAGCAACACAGCTCCGGCAGTCTGCATATGAGACATTAACGCGACAAAGAGCAAGTCCATATACTTCATACGGGCCCTGACCCCTGGAGCCAAGACTGAAACCTGCATTGGTTGGTGTTTCGTTTGAAAGATTCCCTGCGAGCTGTTGTAGGTTTTTGTCAAAAGGGTCATTAGTGGTAAACTTCTCAGGGCTTGAACACCTGTGATGGAGAGGGAGCTCACAAAATGCAACtttgaaaagaagaataaagcTTAGAAGATAGAGAAGGGAGGCAAGTTTCAAGGAAGACATTGTCGAATATGTACTGAGTGTACGTGGTAGTTCAGGCTTCAAGCATGCATGCagcattaatatttatatgcaGTGAGTTGGattaaattataaatgaaaACGATAGTTTGGGGTGAAATTTGTTCTAATTTTACGtctaatattttctttcttttacgaAGAGCTGTTTCAAGATTTTGACTTTTGCTTTAGATTAATTATGATGTTTGGTTAATTAATTGGCTTATGGTAAAGGTCGAAAAGgtacaattaaaaatattattttaaatataaactaataaaaagGTATAATTGCCAAGTTCTACTGATTTACTGAAAATCATGTGTAGAAGCAGCAATCCGATTGTACGAATTTTTTGAGGtgattattcaaaaaaaaaaaattggggggctATTTAATATTCTTGCCCACCTCCACCAAAACCAAAAGGTCCCGAAAAGAAatgtaattttatataatttaaaggGACACTTAACTACAAATAAATTAACCCGAAAGGATGCATGACCCTATTGATGGACTCAAGTCTTGTTAGTCACAACTTTAAATCTTTGGAGAGAAATATCAGAAACCAAAGAAGAAGGCTTTAATTAGGAGTGTTTCCAGAAATTAAATAAAGctggctaaaaaaaaaacttctattaCGACTGAACTAATATATTGATACGTCTGATATCGATCAATTggccataaaataaaaaatttgaatagttTTTGTGCGTGACTTTTTGGGTGTGGCGGGGATGCATAGATACAGTAGGGTTACATCTTACTAATCACAATAACAATTGCAAATATGTTTCCcaacaaaattttaatatttaaactGCAAAACTGAATGTTAAAATCTTCTTTCGGAACAAGCTAGTTTGATTCATTTATATGTCAAGATTGAGATATGTCTCCTATTCAGCAGCAGTTTTTCCTTTTACGCATAATATTTACAGGTTGCATGCCCAGGTTTTTTATATGTCCATTAGATATATTGAAATTGAGGTTTTTCAgtcatttttttgttagttttattttaactaaaacgactcaaatttaAGTCGGTTTAACCCTAAAACAACTCAACTTGAAGTCTTAGGGGTCCTGTGCCACACTACTCTCCCAGCCATAGGCGTGTACAATTGATTACAGTTGcgcttatttatatatattttttttgtaatatatataattatttttatttttaacaggTTTTCTAAAATCCTATTGGTTATTTGGTTGCTGCTATTTCTAGTTTCCCGGTTATCCGATTAGCAGTTATACACCCCTACCCGGCCCCATCACTTTTAGTAATATATCtacaaccctaaccctatatactatatatagcactaaattaacaaaaatatgagtcattatatatatatatataagccaaaaaaaaaaatataagttgtaattatatttagtatatatatattatatatgtataaactcattatatatatagtatactatatatagcactacatAACTTGTATTTAAgattgtcaaaattctcaaaatacccttaatttttttttaggtaaaaaattgctaaaatttAGATATTggacagaatttaacggaatttgcaataATACCTATGCTTGAATCCTTGAAAATTTcgtaagttttttttaaaaaaatataaacacatggatattttaggaattttaatagaatttaacagaaaattctaacgaaggtttgaaattagaaaaaattgaaagattaatatcttaaattgacaccTCTTAAAATTTggttacattttaaaaaataatgaaaaatcaagAATTATAAGTGAATTTTTCTCAATCTTATAGTGCAGCTGCTGCCCAAAAAATGTTCTTGTTTCTCATCACAAGATTGGGAAATTTCCTTGATTGCAAAATCAAGACAACCCGCACAGTCAAAGCTGTCCGGGTGATTATATATTCAAatgtgtgtttttcttcttttctttttttcttttctactttatataaaaagaaaaaaaaaaaaaaaaaaaaaaaaaaaaaaaaaaaaaagacatttatGGACAATCGAGTTACTTCATAACAAAGAAATTTTAGTTAGGCATGATATATTGTCCATCCCCACCAAAACCAAAAGGTCCCCAAAAGAAATGGTACAATTTTTTGAAGGAACACTTAACTACAAATAAATTAACCCCCAACTAaacacccccctccccccccccccaaaaaaaaaaaaaaaagctagaaACATATTTTACTAACTCCGAAAGGACACATGACCTATTGATGGACTCAACTCTTTTTAAATCCTATGATAGAAATTAAGATGATCAGAAAGGAAATGAGTGTTTCCAGAAATTAAAGCATGCAGCTGGCTAAACGTGCTGGTGGAGCTCGTCAGAGTTGGGCCAAGGTCTGCGGTCCCAATCGTTGTCCTCCACACACCAATAGTGGCCAACCTACAGTGATTCAATCCAGACCACTCTCGAACTCTCACTAGCTAACTCGGGTCATGCCACATCACCAATGTGATTACTGTTTAATCACGTGTGGAGTATAAGCATTACTCAGCTCACAATATATAAAATGTTGCAGTACTTGAACCCTAGCCTAAACAACTTAAACTACCACCAGAATATATcctaaattaattgttttttgtcttctttgttaACCTTCAGAGGGCtccatgcattttttttttttttttggtttcacgCCTCTTGGAATAATAGTCCATGAAAGCTTAGAATGCAAGACAAAGCTTATGCAGTTGATATCCATAGAAATATAGAATAAATTATTTGCTGATCAATCAGGGAAAAGACAAATCATTTATTTGCATCGTGttaaattggaatttggaaaaaaatgacaaaaatttcttaaaaattagGTGGTAAGAAAATTCTTTCAACCCAATCTTTTTAGAAGTGTCATATGTtcttaaaaatgtttttcatttaaaaaataaaatgtgtttctcacatgttcaACAGGCGCAAAGCAATTTTGACACTTGAGTTGAAAGAATTCCTACGTACATCCCAGTTCATAGGAAATTACATCCTTgaaaaaaatctaattaaaCCAAGAATTTGGAGTGGAAAGAGGACAATATTGCTGTGGCAATAAATTGTTGAAGTTGCTGGAATTGGCTTCATCAATTGGCTGAACTTGTGGATTACAATTGAGGAAGGCAATCTCAGCTTGGGTCTTAGCCAGCTCGCTTTCTCCGTTGTGTAGTTGTTGATATAATTGAGAGATAATGCCAACACACCCATAAACAGGATCTTCAATACGACATTTTGCCTCGAAATACAATGTTTCCGCTGCCTGAGCTCGGAGAGTGAGTGGGAGTTGCTGAATTTAATTAAAGACAAACAGTAATtaatcaacatatatatatatatatatatatatatatatatatatatatatatatatatatatatatatatatatatatatatatatagtgtaatGAGTTCATGATAAAAGTATATGTATTTAATAAAATGtagtaagaaaaatattttacctgGAGGATCTTTGCAACATTGCTAGCACCATAGATTTTGTGAACAGAAGCAAATCTTTGAGGATCGTTGGGAgggaaataaagagagaaaatgcaATCGGAAGGGCATCTTCTTCTCAAATACTTGCAAGCTGCACAACGAGCAGAGATCATGGTTTAAATCCTAGAAAGAATCTAATTAACCAAAGAAAGATTTCCTCAATATTTTTCTCTCGTAGAAGAAAATCTAATGGAGATTTTGGTGACTTATTTTGTctaaacaagagaaaaagacaGTATTTGTAATGTAAACAATGAGCTATAGCTTGGAGAGATCTTGCAACGGCTAGTTTTTCTTTCGAATTTGGAGATTAGAAAGGAAAGCTTCTGAGATGGTAAGAGTAGACCAAGAGAATTTTGAGTTTCTCTTCTCTCCACAATTAGGTTTTGCCTTACCatattgaggttttttttttttttttttttttttttttttttttttttttttttttttaattagtctATAGCAAAGGTTTTAATATTGATCAAGACTAGTGTAAGAAAATATGAGATGTACGAATTTCCCCATTCTTCAATGTTATCATGTTCATCAAGAGTAAAGTAGTAAATtatgcaataaataaaaatatcaaaccatTAGAGGGTTGTGAAAAAATCTATTTTAATTGGATATTCTTAGTAGTGGGTGTTTCTAGATTAATTTGCAGGTTTGGTGGGTGAGAATGGATACGGACACATAAGAGTACGTATGTGTTaaagatgttagaatatattataagatttaattttatattatggaTTTGATTTCAGCATTGTTTGTAGTtgataataattaaatcaaatctgatttgaatACATTTAAATCTAATTTGATTTGATCTCTCATATCATTTTGTATTATGGCCACCTTCTTATAAATAGAGAACTTTAATATTGTAAATTCATTAAGTGAACAAGATCGAGTAACAATGTAACCTCTAGCTTAAGGTTTTATTCTATAAACATAGGTTATAGaacgaaccacgtaaaatctttgtgtttattttatcatttcgttgtttttcttttaattttcaatgctttgattatattttctttcaaaggGACTTCCGCGACTTCATTGTGTAAAAATGCTATTATAGAATCTTTACCGTTCATTTCACTAATTGGAGATGCCCAGTTATTTACCAATGGACAAGCTGGTCGTTGCATAGTTAGTCGTCGCTGATAACTCCTTATCGCCAAAAAAACGTTCTTGTTTCTCATCACAAGATTGGGAAATTTCCTTGATTGCAAAATGAAGACAACCCACACGGTCAAAGCTGTCTGGGTGATTATATATTCAAATGTgtgtttctcttcttttctttttttcttttctactttatataaaaagaaaaaaaaaatgacatttatgGACAATCGAGTTACTTcgtaaaaaagaaattttagttAGGCATGATATATTGCCCATCCCCACCAAAACCAAAAGGTCCCTAAAAGAAATGGTACAATTTTTTAAAGGGACACTTAACTACAAATAAATTAACCCCCaattaacccccccccccccccccccccccccccaaaaaaaaaaaaaaaagcttgaaatATATTTTACTAACTCCAAAGGACACATGACCTATTGATGGACTCAACTCTTTTTAAATCCTATGATAGAAATTAAGATGATCAGAGAGGAAATGAGTGTTTCCAGAAATTAAAGCATGCAGCTGGCTAAACGTGATGGTGGAGCTCGTCAGAGTTGGGCCAAGGTCTGCGGTCCCAATCACTGTCCTCCGCACACCAACAATGGCCAACCTACAGTGATTCAATCCAGACCACTCTCAAACTCTCACTAGCTAACTCGGGTCATGCCACATCACCAATGTGATTACTGTTTAATCACGCGTGGAGTATAAGCATTACTCAGCTCACAATATATAAAATGTTGCAGTACTTGAACCCTAGCCTGAATACTACCACCAGAATATATcctaaattaattgttttttgtcttctttgttaACCTTGAGGGGGCtccatgcattttttttttttttgtttcacgCCTCTTGGAATAATAGTCCATGAAAGCTTAGAATGCAAGACAAAGCTTATGCAGTTGATATCCATAGAAATATAGAATAAATTATTTGCTGATCAATCAGGGAAAAGACAAATCATTTATTTGCATCGTGttaaattggaatttggaaaaatgacagaaatttcttaaaaattagGTGGTAAGAAAATTCTTTCAACCCAATCTTTTTATAAGTGTCATATATtcttaaaaatgtttttcattttaaaaaaaaaaatgtgtttctcacatgttcaACAGACGCAAAGCAGTTTTGACACTTGAGTTGAAAGAATTCCTACGTACATCCCAGTTCATAGGAAATTATATCCTTgaaaaaaatctaattaaaCCAAGAATTTGGAGTGGAAGGAGGACAATATTGATGGGGCAATAAATTGTTGAAGTTGCTGGAGTTGGCTTCATCAATTGGCTGAACTTGTGGATTACAATTGAGGAAGGCAATCTCAGCTTGGGTCTTAGCCAGCTCGCTTTCTCCGTTGTGTAGTTGTTGATATAATTGAGAGATAATGCCAACACACCCATAAACAGGATCTTCAATACGACATTTTGCCTCGAAATACAATGTTTCCGCTGCCTGAGCTCGGAGAGTGAGTGGGAGTTGCTGAATTTAATTAAAGACAAACAGTAATtaatcaacatatatatatagtgtaatGAGTTCAtgataaaagtatatatatttaataaaatgaagtaagaaaaatattttacctgGAGGATCTTTGCGACATTACTAGCACCATAGATTTTGTGAACGGAAGCAAATCTTTGAGGATCATTGGGAgggaaataaagagagaaaatgcaATCGGAATGGCATCTTCTTCTCAAATACTTGCAAGCTGCACAACGAGCAGAGATCATGGTTCAAATCCTAGAAAGAATCTAATTAACCAAAGAAAGATTTCCTCAATCTTTTTCTCTCGTAGAAGAAAATCTAATGGAGATTTTGGTGACTTATTTTGTctaaacaagagaaaaagacaGTATTTGTAATGTAAACAATGAGCTATAGCTTGGAGAGATTTTGCAACGGCTAGTTTTTCTTTCGAATTTGGAGATTAAAAAGGAAAGCTTCTGAGATGGTAAGAGTGGACCAAGAGAATTTTGAGTTTCTCTTCTCTCCACAATTGGGTTTTGCCTTACCATATTGAGGTGTCTCAAACAGCTCTTTAATTGTCaagttaggtttttttttttttttaaattagtcTATAGCAAAGGTTTTAATATTGATCAAGACTAGTGTAAGAAAATATGAGATGTGTACGAATTTCCCCATTCTTCAATGTTATCATGTTCATCAAGAGTAAATTAGTAAATtatgcaataaataaaaatatcaaaccatTAGAGAGTTGTgaaaaaatctattttggtaATCTTAGTAGTGGGTGTTTCCATATTAATTTGAAGGTTTGGTGGGTGAGAATGGATACGGACACATAAGAGTACGTATGTGTTaaagatgttagaatatattataagatttaattttatattatggaTTTGATTTCAGCATTGTTTGTAGTtgataataattaaatcaaatctgatttgaatacatttaaatctaatttgatttgatctctcatattattttgtattatggCCACCTTCTTATAAATAGAGAACTTTTATATTGTAAATTCATTAAGTGAATAAGATTGAGTAACAATGTAACATCTGGCTTTAGGCTTTATCTTATTAACATAGGTCATAGAACGAACCACGAAAAATCTTTGTGTCCGTTTTATTATTTCgttgtttttcctttaattttcatagctttaattatattttctttcaaaggGACTTCCACGACTTCGTTGTGTAAAAATGCTATTGTAGAATCTTTATTGTCCATTTCACTAATTGGAGATGTCCAGTTATTTACCAATGGACAAGCTAGTCGTTGCATAGTTAATCGTCGCTAATAACTCCTTACCATCAACGGCCAGGTTGTCGTTGCCGATAACTCCTTATCAACGGCAATTAGCTTGTCGTCGTTGATGACTAataaacctttattttttttgccaattGCTTTTATTTGTACTGATTATGGCACATCAACAAGGCATCATGCATAGCCATTACCAAAACATGTTTTCCAACCAAATAAAGTATTAATCATTtcataaaaaattcattacaacaAAAGTTGTTATCTAGACACAATAATCTCTTATTGTCCAAAACTCATAGTAAACATCATTGGCATTGaacttaaataaaaatttggcatCAGTGACTaacatatataagaaaaattacaacattccaaaacacaaattaaataatCACCATTAATGGTTGTCCAAATGAAAAATCAATCACACCATCAAAATAATCTTGTGACTATCGACGCTTTAACATCCAACTTTTGTTCATAGCTCAACTACATCCAAATTAAGAAAGACGATTGGGATTATAACACACATAGTTAACAACACAGaagatttgaaataaataaatgacgGATTTAGGAGAGGCCCTTAACAATGACGgagctaggattttggttcGCATGGGGGCAAGATTAAAAAAAcaagttgaacaaaaattaattaaaaatattaaaaaaaaatatatataactagtgaaataaataaaaaaaattcaaaaaaaaatcaattaattatcgtttaaaacatataaatgtgtAACTTGCAATTACTTTTGTCATGTCTACCGTTAATTTATTCAGTTGCCATTGACgagttttcatattttgaaatcgctgcatgatttcttcattgtttttattcttaaatATATCATTCTCAATGTACGTAACCAGATAATCATTTATTCACAAATCTCATACTCAGTTACGAAAACGATTTTCTTAACAATATTTATAGTTGAAAAGACACTTTCAACAGTAGTTGTTGTAACCGGTTGAAGCTGCAGAACCAACAACAATGCCACTAATGAATAAACCAATGGATACACAATATTCTTTTTCATCTCTACCATCTTCTCATTAAGTTCTCTAATCTCTTTGAGTGTTATAAATTCTTCACTAAAACGCATTTTAATGATTTATGTTTCAAGTTGGTTATCAAATTAACATGACAATTGAACTGCTGAAAAATTATTCGGATAAAATTGAGCAAGTcgaattaatttctttttgtcaaaAGTAGCAAATGAGTCATCTTCACTTAAGCACgcaacacaaaataataatttagaattCACCTCATCAAAACGTCTTTTAAGTTCATGTAGTTGCATGTCTATAACAGTACGATAAAGCTTCACTCGGTAATGAAATGAATTTTTCATGCTTTGAGCTTTTCGTCATGATCATGATTAGTATAGATCATCCATATTGGACAATAATATTAGTTTATGGCACAAAATATAGAAACTTCTTTAAATAAAGAGTTCCACCCATTTGCAACAGCCTTTTTTGGCCTACTCACACAAAGTAGGctaggcaatttttttttctttttatttctttttataaaactcaCTTCAGCATCAAGTAGGCTCAGcatgttttcttttacttttgtataaaattaattttaattactcACATCAGAACTTgctttatttagtttagctGGAGGCTCCATCCaactcaaatttaaaattctCACTCATTCGTTTGTCCTCAACCCTCCTACGGTCATGAATTAAGTTTTTAAACTTTCTTTATTGCCACTCATCTATATTGGCTACATATATTACAAGTTTAAGAAGTATGGGAAAAAATGAATGATTGTAAAGAAAACCAAAAGGCAATTATAGCTCTATTTGTTCACCATAAATTTAGGCAATCCTCCAaaaatttttacctttttaCTCCAACCATTCTTATACAGTAAGTATATTTGTTGTGCTCATgattatatattgtttataagAGCATTTGTAGTACACTCATTAAAATAGCTTTTTGACTATTTTGGTAATCAATTTGCTGAAATGGTCTAAAATGAGCAGCAacaaatttggtgaaaaaaaaaaaaaatctattttaaaGAGACAACAATTggtgaaaaaaaatgttggtgagccaattttgtgaaataagtcttaaaaaattgatagtattaaataaaagaatcaaataatattaatatttatattaaagacattcttaaataaaatctaTTTTCTAACTTTATACGTTCTATTCTTAGAAATAATGtaaagaatgaaaataataataataagggtgTGATAA is a window of Alnus glutinosa chromosome 4, dhAlnGlut1.1, whole genome shotgun sequence DNA encoding:
- the LOC133866303 gene encoding cysteine-rich repeat secretory protein 38-like yields the protein MSSLKLASLLYLLSFILLFKVAFCELPLHHRCSSPEKFTTNDPFDKNLQQLAGNLSNETPTNAGFSLGSRGQGPYEVYGLALCRVNVSYADCRSCVANASKEILNRCPNSKGATIWYEKCLFKYGNENFFGHLDLHGVAFCSPNNLSQSIISFNETKVNMWSQLADETLVSQNLYAVGSSEVNGSDKLYGFTQCTRDISSSNCEVCLRFVLTKLSEYCDGKDGGRISVVSCSVRYEMYEFLNA
- the LOC133866304 gene encoding LOB domain-containing protein 24-like, yielding MISARCAACKYLRRRCPSDCIFSLYFPPNDPQRFASVHKIYGASNVAKILQQLPLTLRAQAAETLYFEAKCRIEDPVYGCVGIISQLYQQLHNGESELAKTQAEIAFLNCNPQVQPIDEANSSNFNNLLPQQYCPLSTPNSWFN
- the LOC133866305 gene encoding LOB domain-containing protein 24-like, with the protein product MISARCAACKYLRRRCHSDCIFSLYFPPNDPQRFASVHKIYGASNVAKILQQLPLTLRAQAAETLYFEAKCRIEDPVYGCVGIISQLYQQLHNGESELAKTQAEIAFLNCNPQVQPIDEANSSNFNNLLPHQYCPPSTPNSWFN